In the Gorilla gorilla gorilla isolate KB3781 chromosome 10, NHGRI_mGorGor1-v2.1_pri, whole genome shotgun sequence genome, one interval contains:
- the ARF3 gene encoding ADP-ribosylation factor 3, with product MGNIFGNLLKSLIGKKEMRILMVGLDAAGKTTILYKLKLGEIVTTIPTIGFNVETVEYKNISFTVWDVGGQDKIRPLWRHYFQNTQGLIFVVDSNDRERVNEAREELMRMLAEDELRDAVLLVFANKQDLPNAMNAAEITDKLGLHSLRHRNWYIQATCATSGDGLYEGLDWLANQLKNKK from the exons ATGGGCAATATCTTTGGAAACCTTCTCAAGAGCCTGATTGGGAAGAAGGAGATGCGCATCCTGATGGTGGGCCTGGATGCCGCAGGAAAGACCACCATCCTATATAAGCTGAAACTGGGGGAGATCGTCACCACCATCCCTACCATTG GGTTCAATGTGGAGACAGTGGAGTATAAGAACATCAGCTTTACAGTGTGGGATGTGGGTGGCCAGGACAAGATTCGACCCCTCTGGAGACACTACTTCCAGAACACCCAAG GGTTGATATTTGTGGTCGACAGCAATGATCGGGAGCGAGTAAATGAGGCCCGGGAAGAGCTGATGAGAATGCTGGCGGAGGACGAGCTCCGGGATGCTGTACTCCTTGTCTTTGCAAACAAACAG GATCTGCCTAATGCTATGAACGCTgctgagatcacagacaagctgGGCCTGCATTCCCTTCGTCACCGTAACTGGTACATTCAGGCCACCTGTGCCACCAGCGGGGACGGGCTGTACGAAGGCCTGGACTGGCTGGCCAATCAGCTCAAAAACAAGAAGTGA